In a single window of the Hippoglossus hippoglossus isolate fHipHip1 chromosome 7, fHipHip1.pri, whole genome shotgun sequence genome:
- the irx7 gene encoding iroquois homeobox 7, translated as MPASQTGFGNFFLERNISMPTGYQIPMLGSVHQQQAQHLAAMAAGIPLGYSGLQGYNFIPYPHHRHIAHMTNGFDLKAASPYHHALLARGGPFYPPYRPGATEDPGRVPKVATRESTGALKAWLNEHLKNPYPTKGEKIMLAIITKMSLTQVSTWFANARRRLKKENRVSWACKGKSDEEDEEQEGESDEDDGPLEKCHLDEEEPQSERADTEERVQGALESSAPVDARLEPNQQQQHEDREHALVKKVEQSDSGLTPSGLESKDNVSSQKPKIWSLAETATSETVKKPLEHIYHPAGKLWADWASRNGLFVPACYSTREII; from the exons ATGCCCGCATCTCAAACTGGATTTGGCAACTTCTTCTTGGAGCGGAACATCAGCATGCCCACTGGATATCAGATCCCGATGCTGGGGAGCGTGCACCAGCAGCAGGCCCAGCATCTGGCAGCGATGGCAGCTGGGATTCCCTTAGGATACTCAGGACTACAGGGATACAACTTTATCCCATATCCGCACCACAGGCACATCGCGCACATG aCCAACGGTTTCGACTTGAAGGCCGCATCTCCCTATCATCACGCGCTCCTGGCCCGGGGGGGGCCCTTCTACCCACCTTACCGTCCGGGTGCAACCGAGGACCCCGGCAGGGTCCCCAAGGTGGCCACGCGAGAGAGCACCGGGGCGCTCAAGGCCTGGCTGAACGAGCACCTGAAGAACCCGTATCCGACCAAGGGCGAGAAGATCATGCTCGCCATCATCACCAAAATGAGCCTCACGCAGGTCTCCACCTGGTTCGCCAACGCGAGGCGACGCCTGAAGAAGGAGAACAGGGTCAGCTGGGCGTGCAAGGGGAAATCagacgaggaggatgaggagcaggagggagagagcgacGAGGACGACGGTCCCCTGGAGAAATGTCACCTGGATGAGGAAGAGCCTCAAAGCGAGCGCGCAGACACCGAGGAGCGCGTGCAGGGCGCGTTGGAGAGCTCGGCCCCGGTGGACGCGCGTCTGGAGCcgaaccagcagcagcagcacgaaGACAGAGAACACGCACTTGTGAAGAAAGTTGAACAGAGTGACTCCGGTCTCACGCCGTCCGGGCTGGAGAGTAAAGACAACGTCTCCAGTCAAAAACCCAAAATCTGGTCTTTGGCGGAGACGGCGACTTCAGAGACTGTGAAGAAACCTCTGGAGCATATTTACCACCCGGCAGGGAAGCTGTGGGCAGACTGGGCCTCCAGGAACGGGCTGTTCGTGCCCGCGTGCTACTCCACTCGTGAGATTATCTGA
- the cd40 gene encoding tumor necrosis factor receptor superfamily member 5 isoform X1, producing the protein MLRLTSNMRLFVVVVVVMVCQQMMMLTSAVSRCDPLTQYDQAGQCCTMCAPGTKMLTLGTCSDPQCAECGPHKYQDEYTRDSQCKRQPYCDPNKNLEVSLPESKKKESTCTCLPGFHCSSVTCVTCVPHTTCEPGQWAKSVGNHTRDTVCESCPEGSFSVGTSSDSVCTKWTECESGFHVQEKGTHVSDIVCEKSLRHQGGLIAAAVVIGSLLIVVVLASCVCRAGDTKQRAKGCLESCRGDREKLPREPCLLLFTQVNETEKDPEPRPSQEEEETKIPEENLEEQRDELLSEAVLSENGQFVTQERGKGSIQPQQETEAQTCTDGKSSF; encoded by the exons ATGCTGCGACTCACCAGCAACATGCGTCTCttcgtggtggtggtggtggtgatggtgtgcCAGCAGATGATG ATGCTGACCTCTGCTGTGTCCCGGTGTGACCCCCTCACCCAGTATGACCAGGCCGGCCAGTGCTGCACAATGTGTGCTCCAG gCACAAAGATGTTGACTCTCGGCACGTGTTCCGATCCTCAGTGCGCAGAGTGTGGACCCCACAAATATCAGGATGAATACACCAGGGACTCCCAGTGTAAACGTCAGCCGTACTGCGACCCGA aTAAAAACCTGGAGGTTTCCCTGCCAGAGAGCAAGAAGAAAGAAAGCACCTGCACCTGCCTGCCGGGTTTCCACTGCTCCAGTGTCACGTGCGTCACCTGTGTGCCGCACACAACCTGTGAACCAGGGCAATGGGCCAAATCCGTAG GCAACCACACCCGGGACACCGTGTGTGAGAGCTGCCCCGAAGGCTCCTTCTCCGTCGGCACCTCGTCGGACAGTGTGTGTACGAAGTGGACAGA atgTGAGAGTGGATTCCACGTCCAAGAGAAGGGAACCCACGTATCTGACATCGTCTGTG AGAAAAGTCTGCGGCATCAAGGAGGTCTGATCGCAGCCGCTGTTGTTATTGGCAGTTTATTGATTGTCGTTGTACTCGCAagttgtgtttgcagag caggagacacaaaacaaagggcAAAG GGCTGTCTGGAATCGTGCCGCGGAGACCGGGAGAAGCTACCGAGGGAACCCTGCCTACTGTTATTCACTCAGGTCAACGAGACCGAGAAGGATCCTGAACCGCGGCCgtcacaggaggaagaagagacgaAGATACCGGAGGAGaacctggaggagcagagggacgAGCTGCTGTCGGAGGCCGTTCTCAGTGAGAACGGACAGTTTGTGACACAGGAGAGGGGCAAAGGCTCAATCCAGCCCCAACAGGAGACAGAAGCACAGACGTGCACGGACGGAAAATCCTCATTCTGA
- the cd40 gene encoding tumor necrosis factor receptor superfamily member 5 isoform X2: MLRLTSNMRLFVVVVVVMVCQQMMMLTSAVSRCDPLTQYDQAGQCCTMCAPGTKMLTLGTCSDPQCAECGPHKYQDEYTRDSQCKRQPYCDPNKNLEVSLPESKKKESTCTCLPGFHCSSVTCVTCVPHTTCEPGQWAKSVGNHTRDTVCESCPEGSFSVGTSSDSVCTKWTECESGFHVQEKGTHVSDIVCEKSLRHQGGLIAAAVVIGSLLIVVVLASCVCRGDTKQRAKGCLESCRGDREKLPREPCLLLFTQVNETEKDPEPRPSQEEEETKIPEENLEEQRDELLSEAVLSENGQFVTQERGKGSIQPQQETEAQTCTDGKSSF; encoded by the exons ATGCTGCGACTCACCAGCAACATGCGTCTCttcgtggtggtggtggtggtgatggtgtgcCAGCAGATGATG ATGCTGACCTCTGCTGTGTCCCGGTGTGACCCCCTCACCCAGTATGACCAGGCCGGCCAGTGCTGCACAATGTGTGCTCCAG gCACAAAGATGTTGACTCTCGGCACGTGTTCCGATCCTCAGTGCGCAGAGTGTGGACCCCACAAATATCAGGATGAATACACCAGGGACTCCCAGTGTAAACGTCAGCCGTACTGCGACCCGA aTAAAAACCTGGAGGTTTCCCTGCCAGAGAGCAAGAAGAAAGAAAGCACCTGCACCTGCCTGCCGGGTTTCCACTGCTCCAGTGTCACGTGCGTCACCTGTGTGCCGCACACAACCTGTGAACCAGGGCAATGGGCCAAATCCGTAG GCAACCACACCCGGGACACCGTGTGTGAGAGCTGCCCCGAAGGCTCCTTCTCCGTCGGCACCTCGTCGGACAGTGTGTGTACGAAGTGGACAGA atgTGAGAGTGGATTCCACGTCCAAGAGAAGGGAACCCACGTATCTGACATCGTCTGTG AGAAAAGTCTGCGGCATCAAGGAGGTCTGATCGCAGCCGCTGTTGTTATTGGCAGTTTATTGATTGTCGTTGTACTCGCAagttgtgtttgcagag gagacacaaaacaaagggcAAAG GGCTGTCTGGAATCGTGCCGCGGAGACCGGGAGAAGCTACCGAGGGAACCCTGCCTACTGTTATTCACTCAGGTCAACGAGACCGAGAAGGATCCTGAACCGCGGCCgtcacaggaggaagaagagacgaAGATACCGGAGGAGaacctggaggagcagagggacgAGCTGCTGTCGGAGGCCGTTCTCAGTGAGAACGGACAGTTTGTGACACAGGAGAGGGGCAAAGGCTCAATCCAGCCCCAACAGGAGACAGAAGCACAGACGTGCACGGACGGAAAATCCTCATTCTGA
- the cd40 gene encoding tumor necrosis factor receptor superfamily member 5 isoform X4 encodes MLRLTSNMRLFVVVVVVMVCQQMMMLTSAVSRCDPLTQYDQAGQCCTMCAPGTKMLTLGTCSDPQCAECGPHKYQDEYTRDSQCKRQPYCDPNKNLEVSLPESKKKESTCTCLPGFHCSSVTCVTCVPHTTCEPGQWAKSVGNHTRDTVCESCPEGSFSVGTSSDSVCTKWTECESGFHVQEKGTHVSDIVCGDTKQRAKGCLESCRGDREKLPREPCLLLFTQVNETEKDPEPRPSQEEEETKIPEENLEEQRDELLSEAVLSENGQFVTQERGKGSIQPQQETEAQTCTDGKSSF; translated from the exons ATGCTGCGACTCACCAGCAACATGCGTCTCttcgtggtggtggtggtggtgatggtgtgcCAGCAGATGATG ATGCTGACCTCTGCTGTGTCCCGGTGTGACCCCCTCACCCAGTATGACCAGGCCGGCCAGTGCTGCACAATGTGTGCTCCAG gCACAAAGATGTTGACTCTCGGCACGTGTTCCGATCCTCAGTGCGCAGAGTGTGGACCCCACAAATATCAGGATGAATACACCAGGGACTCCCAGTGTAAACGTCAGCCGTACTGCGACCCGA aTAAAAACCTGGAGGTTTCCCTGCCAGAGAGCAAGAAGAAAGAAAGCACCTGCACCTGCCTGCCGGGTTTCCACTGCTCCAGTGTCACGTGCGTCACCTGTGTGCCGCACACAACCTGTGAACCAGGGCAATGGGCCAAATCCGTAG GCAACCACACCCGGGACACCGTGTGTGAGAGCTGCCCCGAAGGCTCCTTCTCCGTCGGCACCTCGTCGGACAGTGTGTGTACGAAGTGGACAGA atgTGAGAGTGGATTCCACGTCCAAGAGAAGGGAACCCACGTATCTGACATCGTCTGTG gagacacaaaacaaagggcAAAG GGCTGTCTGGAATCGTGCCGCGGAGACCGGGAGAAGCTACCGAGGGAACCCTGCCTACTGTTATTCACTCAGGTCAACGAGACCGAGAAGGATCCTGAACCGCGGCCgtcacaggaggaagaagagacgaAGATACCGGAGGAGaacctggaggagcagagggacgAGCTGCTGTCGGAGGCCGTTCTCAGTGAGAACGGACAGTTTGTGACACAGGAGAGGGGCAAAGGCTCAATCCAGCCCCAACAGGAGACAGAAGCACAGACGTGCACGGACGGAAAATCCTCATTCTGA
- the cd40 gene encoding tumor necrosis factor receptor superfamily member 5 isoform X3 — translation MLRLTSNMRLFVVVVVVMVCQQMMMLTSAVSRCDPLTQYDQAGQCCTMCAPGTKMLTLGTCSDPQCAECGPHKYQDEYTRDSQCKRQPYCDPNKNLEVSLPESKKKESTCTCLPGFHCSSVTCVTCVPHTTCEPGQWAKSVGNHTRDTVCESCPEGSFSVGTSSDSVCTKWTECESGFHVQEKGTHVSDIVCAGDTKQRAKGCLESCRGDREKLPREPCLLLFTQVNETEKDPEPRPSQEEEETKIPEENLEEQRDELLSEAVLSENGQFVTQERGKGSIQPQQETEAQTCTDGKSSF, via the exons ATGCTGCGACTCACCAGCAACATGCGTCTCttcgtggtggtggtggtggtgatggtgtgcCAGCAGATGATG ATGCTGACCTCTGCTGTGTCCCGGTGTGACCCCCTCACCCAGTATGACCAGGCCGGCCAGTGCTGCACAATGTGTGCTCCAG gCACAAAGATGTTGACTCTCGGCACGTGTTCCGATCCTCAGTGCGCAGAGTGTGGACCCCACAAATATCAGGATGAATACACCAGGGACTCCCAGTGTAAACGTCAGCCGTACTGCGACCCGA aTAAAAACCTGGAGGTTTCCCTGCCAGAGAGCAAGAAGAAAGAAAGCACCTGCACCTGCCTGCCGGGTTTCCACTGCTCCAGTGTCACGTGCGTCACCTGTGTGCCGCACACAACCTGTGAACCAGGGCAATGGGCCAAATCCGTAG GCAACCACACCCGGGACACCGTGTGTGAGAGCTGCCCCGAAGGCTCCTTCTCCGTCGGCACCTCGTCGGACAGTGTGTGTACGAAGTGGACAGA atgTGAGAGTGGATTCCACGTCCAAGAGAAGGGAACCCACGTATCTGACATCGTCTGTG caggagacacaaaacaaagggcAAAG GGCTGTCTGGAATCGTGCCGCGGAGACCGGGAGAAGCTACCGAGGGAACCCTGCCTACTGTTATTCACTCAGGTCAACGAGACCGAGAAGGATCCTGAACCGCGGCCgtcacaggaggaagaagagacgaAGATACCGGAGGAGaacctggaggagcagagggacgAGCTGCTGTCGGAGGCCGTTCTCAGTGAGAACGGACAGTTTGTGACACAGGAGAGGGGCAAAGGCTCAATCCAGCCCCAACAGGAGACAGAAGCACAGACGTGCACGGACGGAAAATCCTCATTCTGA